A single Pararhizobium sp. A13 DNA region contains:
- a CDS encoding SDR family oxidoreductase — protein MKIVIIGGTGLIGSKTAARLRNKGHEVLAASPNTGVNTVTGEGVAEALAGAEVVIDLANAPSWEDKAVLEFFETAGRNLLAADAKAGVKHHIALSIVGTARLPDNGYFKAKLAQERLIKESSIPYTIVHSTQFMEFLKGIADEATVGAVARLSPAAFQPIASDDVADVMADVALGKPLNGTIEIAGPERAPMNEIIARYLKAANDPRMVEADVHARYFGSELNDQSIVPGENARIGKVGFQDWFRSSQQPK, from the coding sequence ATGAAAATTGTCATTATCGGCGGCACCGGGCTCATCGGGTCCAAGACCGCAGCGCGCTTGCGCAACAAAGGCCACGAGGTTCTGGCCGCGTCGCCCAACACCGGCGTCAACACCGTCACCGGCGAAGGAGTTGCGGAAGCGCTGGCCGGTGCCGAGGTCGTCATTGACCTTGCAAACGCACCATCGTGGGAAGACAAGGCTGTGCTTGAATTCTTCGAAACGGCCGGCCGCAACCTGCTCGCCGCCGATGCCAAGGCTGGTGTCAAACACCACATTGCCCTCTCGATCGTCGGAACGGCACGGCTGCCGGACAACGGGTACTTCAAGGCGAAGCTTGCCCAGGAGAGGCTGATCAAGGAATCATCCATCCCCTACACGATCGTCCACTCCACCCAGTTCATGGAATTTCTGAAGGGTATTGCCGACGAAGCGACGGTCGGCGCAGTCGCTCGTTTGTCACCGGCCGCTTTCCAGCCTATCGCCTCGGATGACGTTGCCGATGTGATGGCGGATGTCGCCCTCGGGAAGCCGCTAAACGGCACGATTGAGATTGCTGGTCCCGAGCGCGCTCCCATGAACGAGATCATTGCTCGGTACCTGAAAGCGGCCAACGACCCGCGGATGGTCGAGGCAGACGTCCATGCGCGCTATTTCGGATCTGAACTCAACGATCAGTCGATCGTGCCCGGCGAAAATGCGCGAATCGGCAAGGTCGGCTTCCAGGACTGGTTCCGTTCGTCCCAACAGCCGAAGTAA
- a CDS encoding cupin domain-containing protein: MKSALLTIFVSASVCLLGTLPVAVAGNAAKVTSLMSKDLPNYPGKEGLMISVEYGPGGSDPVHKHDANAFVYVLEGSIVMQVKGEKEVTLSPGETFYEGPSDIHLISRNASKTKPAKFIVVLLKNKDAPVVMPVE; the protein is encoded by the coding sequence ATGAAGTCAGCTTTGTTAACGATATTTGTGTCGGCTTCAGTTTGCCTACTTGGCACTTTGCCGGTTGCCGTCGCCGGAAACGCTGCAAAGGTCACATCGCTCATGAGCAAGGACCTTCCCAACTATCCCGGCAAGGAGGGGCTCATGATATCGGTCGAGTATGGGCCGGGAGGCTCCGACCCTGTCCACAAGCACGACGCAAATGCATTCGTCTACGTTCTCGAGGGTTCGATCGTGATGCAAGTCAAGGGAGAGAAAGAAGTCACATTGTCGCCGGGCGAGACTTTCTACGAAGGCCCCTCCGACATTCACCTGATCAGCCGCAATGCGAGCAAGACCAAACCGGCGAAATTCATCGTCGTGCTGCTCAAGAACAAGGACGCTCCGGTCGTCATGCCGGTGGAGTGA
- a CDS encoding NAD(P)H-binding protein produces MKITVMGATGRIGTRLVEKLGQAGAEATAASTSLGVNSVTGEGLRAAIVDSDVVIDVTNAASFGDDTALDFFKASTRNMLGASADAGVRHYLALSVVGTPRLVESDYFRAKMVQENLIRAARRPYTILHSTQFFEFISGVVDMGADGDGFRLPSASVRPIAADNVAEMLVELAMGAAKNDTVEIGGHDQFGLDEIARMHLAANEDMRQVVTDNSARYYGVELNDDTLLPLAGARVGSLSYVDWLYRSMAN; encoded by the coding sequence ATGAAAATCACGGTTATGGGGGCGACCGGGCGAATCGGGACGCGCCTCGTAGAGAAACTTGGGCAGGCAGGCGCAGAGGCGACAGCTGCGTCCACCTCACTCGGCGTCAACAGTGTGACGGGGGAAGGCCTGCGAGCGGCCATAGTGGATTCCGACGTTGTCATCGACGTCACCAATGCCGCGTCGTTTGGCGACGACACGGCCCTGGATTTTTTCAAGGCTTCCACCCGGAACATGTTGGGTGCCTCAGCAGATGCGGGGGTCAGGCACTACCTAGCGCTTTCCGTGGTGGGAACACCGCGCCTTGTTGAAAGTGACTATTTCCGCGCGAAGATGGTGCAGGAAAATCTCATCAGGGCAGCGCGACGGCCCTATACCATCCTCCATTCCACGCAATTCTTCGAGTTTATCAGTGGCGTAGTCGACATGGGCGCAGACGGAGACGGCTTCCGGCTTCCCTCGGCATCAGTAAGGCCGATAGCTGCTGATAACGTCGCTGAGATGCTGGTCGAATTGGCGATGGGGGCAGCAAAGAACGATACCGTGGAGATCGGCGGGCACGACCAGTTCGGTCTCGACGAGATTGCACGTATGCACCTTGCAGCAAACGAAGACATGCGCCAGGTCGTGACAGATAACAGCGCCCGCTACTACGGCGTCGAACTGAACGACGACACATTGCTGCCGCTGGCGGGAGCGCGTGTCGGTTCGCTGAGCTATGTCGACTGGCTGTACCGTTCCATGGCCAATTAG
- a CDS encoding MBL fold metallo-hydrolase — MNLDNISHSGRPGADELVPSRYALKIGEIDVMVVSDGVLTLPGKMLGHNADPTVRAAWLDYNFLPTEMLDWGLNVVVVRSGGRTVLIDAGLGDDPNLNLPKAGQLAHRLVAAGIDLPSVTDVVLTHMHMDHIGMLLVDGVKDQLRKDLRIHVAEAELKFWTHPDFSHVSMPQGFPDALRAAAKRFAEEYRSNLQTFEEEYEVAPGVVVTRTGGHTPGHSVVRLASGGDRLMFAGDAVFAVGFEHPDWFNGFEHDPEEAARVRIRLLRELSASGELLVATHLPFPSIGHVAVEGDAFRWVPIFWDY, encoded by the coding sequence ATGAACTTGGACAACATTTCACATTCCGGTAGACCGGGGGCCGACGAGTTGGTTCCGTCGCGCTACGCGTTGAAGATCGGCGAGATTGACGTAATGGTGGTCAGCGATGGAGTGCTGACGCTGCCGGGCAAGATGTTGGGCCACAACGCCGACCCGACCGTCCGGGCGGCCTGGCTGGACTACAATTTCCTGCCGACGGAGATGCTGGATTGGGGGCTGAACGTGGTCGTGGTGCGCAGCGGCGGCCGGACCGTACTCATCGACGCCGGGCTGGGGGACGACCCAAACTTGAACTTGCCGAAGGCCGGGCAACTGGCCCATCGGCTGGTCGCCGCCGGCATCGATCTTCCGTCCGTGACCGACGTGGTGCTGACCCACATGCACATGGACCACATTGGCATGCTGCTCGTCGACGGGGTAAAGGACCAGTTGCGTAAGGACCTGCGAATCCACGTGGCGGAAGCCGAGCTCAAGTTCTGGACGCACCCCGATTTCTCCCACGTCTCCATGCCGCAGGGGTTCCCGGACGCGCTTCGGGCGGCCGCCAAGCGGTTCGCGGAAGAGTATCGCAGCAATCTGCAGACGTTCGAGGAGGAGTACGAGGTTGCGCCGGGGGTGGTCGTCACCCGCACCGGCGGCCACACACCCGGGCACAGCGTAGTACGCCTCGCGTCCGGCGGCGACCGTCTGATGTTCGCCGGCGATGCCGTGTTCGCTGTCGGGTTCGAGCACCCCGACTGGTTCAACGGCTTCGAACACGACCCCGAGGAGGCGGCCCGCGTTCGGATCCGCCTTTTGCGGGAGCTGTCGGCGAGCGGCGAGCTTCTGGTGGCCACTCACCTGCCGTTCCCATCCATCGGCCATGTGGCGGTCGAGGGCGATGCCTTTCGTTGGGTGCCTATCTTCTGGGACTACTGA
- a CDS encoding nitroreductase encodes MDVYEAVKSRRAVRGFKNEPVSREVLERVLSAAAWSPSGSNIQPWNTYVLTGAPLAELKTRAVERVAHGDAWDERQYEMYPQVLKSPYGERRSAFGKERYSALGIAREDWEARQRAAIANWNCFGAPAALFCYIDRDLGRPQWADVGMYLQTVMLLLRVEGLHSCAQMAWSQVRETVAEVLSPPDGLILFCGMSIGYEDLTTSSARTGRAPLHETVTFVGG; translated from the coding sequence ATGGACGTATACGAGGCAGTCAAAAGCCGACGGGCGGTGCGCGGATTCAAAAACGAACCCGTGTCGAGGGAGGTGCTTGAGCGCGTGCTATCCGCCGCAGCTTGGTCGCCGTCCGGATCGAACATTCAGCCGTGGAACACCTACGTGCTGACCGGCGCGCCGCTGGCCGAGCTCAAGACACGCGCCGTCGAGCGCGTGGCCCACGGCGACGCTTGGGACGAGCGGCAGTATGAGATGTACCCGCAAGTGCTGAAGTCTCCATATGGGGAGCGCCGATCCGCCTTCGGCAAGGAGCGCTACAGCGCGCTCGGCATTGCGCGCGAGGACTGGGAGGCGCGGCAGCGGGCAGCCATCGCCAACTGGAACTGTTTCGGCGCGCCCGCCGCCCTGTTCTGCTACATCGACCGCGACCTGGGCCGGCCCCAATGGGCCGACGTAGGCATGTATCTGCAGACCGTCATGCTGCTGCTCCGCGTCGAAGGACTGCACAGTTGCGCGCAGATGGCGTGGTCGCAGGTCCGCGAGACGGTCGCGGAGGTGCTGTCACCCCCGGACGGGCTCATCCTCTTTTGCGGCATGTCGATCGGGTACGAGGACCTCACGACAAGTTCCGCCCGTACGGGCCGCGCCCCGCTCCACGAGACGGTCACGTTCGTTGGCGGTTAG
- a CDS encoding AAA family ATPase — protein MADRIKGTIYLDLERIGDRRKLEDAETFLQAQVGHLTVLDEVQRLPALFAELRGIVDDRRAGGERSMQFLLLGSASLDLIQQVSETLAGRIIYLEMPPIGVEEAGAASIDIDELWLRGGFPDSLTANGFGQSCQLPTSEAAK, from the coding sequence ATTGCGGACCGAATAAAAGGCACAATTTATCTGGATCTGGAACGTATAGGTGACCGCCGCAAACTGGAAGATGCGGAAACGTTCCTCCAGGCTCAAGTCGGCCATTTGACGGTACTGGATGAAGTGCAGCGGTTGCCGGCGCTGTTTGCCGAGCTGCGCGGGATCGTTGACGATCGGCGCGCTGGCGGCGAGCGGTCAATGCAATTTCTGTTGCTGGGATCGGCGTCCCTGGACCTAATCCAACAGGTATCCGAGACGCTGGCAGGGCGCATAATCTATCTCGAAATGCCGCCAATCGGTGTGGAAGAGGCCGGGGCGGCTTCTATCGACATCGACGAGTTGTGGCTGCGCGGCGGCTTCCCCGATAGCCTGACGGCAAATGGCTTCGGGCAATCATGTCAATTGCCGACTTCAGAGGCGGCGAAGTGA
- a CDS encoding glycoside hydrolase family 32 protein translates to MKQNLFLPSGYRLEFWAAGDGFFRINIDGKAVWQAPASAIHPEFFTYHHREACKVTIVTNAPEAVLWAYGYQPQTVNETGITVFEFSEKGILQRTGADIEDWLRSDPDRPALHFSPIRHWMNDPVGLCKNGELWHLFYQFHPSGSDWGPMHWGHATSRDLVNWLHMPVFLHPEQNLWRLGATGGAFSGNAFRDRDGSLMFFYTERLPAYDLFKGYREIQKIARPDRRMIKAEGIVTVLEERPDGVEHDFRDPKVWWDDASNAYRMILGASIEGDPAVLLFGSGDGLDWQYLRPLYRAPVNFRQEGARAVECPDFLRLGDKWVLVMGFVGHVEPRTRRHNLLYALIGELNEDHFVPDTPDLQLLDFGTDYYAMQSFEADGRQMAFAWLFNWEYRKPEGSSYSGEMSLPRVLSLSEDKKKLLMLPAIEVDERFAADPVIENQSGQYSLPKAPIEIRLAGPLEGSKLVATKGGELSFEVCVTDGILSIRLAQDDGSIHYVAELGEAKDLRLFHDFGIVEIFADGGAVCGTRRGYVNIDPDRLEISTTASPQVLERYSK, encoded by the coding sequence ATGAAGCAAAACCTATTCCTACCCTCGGGGTACCGCTTGGAGTTTTGGGCCGCGGGCGACGGCTTTTTTCGTATCAATATTGACGGTAAAGCGGTTTGGCAGGCTCCGGCATCTGCCATCCATCCGGAGTTTTTCACGTATCACCACAGGGAAGCTTGCAAGGTCACCATTGTCACCAATGCGCCGGAGGCTGTTCTTTGGGCCTATGGGTATCAGCCTCAAACCGTGAACGAGACCGGTATAACAGTATTTGAATTTTCGGAAAAAGGGATCCTTCAACGCACCGGTGCGGACATTGAAGATTGGCTTCGGTCCGATCCGGATCGTCCTGCGCTCCATTTCTCGCCAATCCGGCATTGGATGAACGACCCCGTAGGACTCTGCAAGAACGGCGAGCTATGGCACCTTTTTTATCAATTCCATCCCAGCGGCAGTGATTGGGGACCGATGCACTGGGGACATGCGACTAGCCGCGATCTGGTCAATTGGCTTCACATGCCGGTATTTCTGCATCCAGAACAGAACCTGTGGCGTCTCGGCGCCACAGGAGGCGCATTCTCCGGCAACGCCTTTCGGGATCGCGATGGAAGCTTGATGTTCTTTTACACCGAGCGCCTGCCCGCCTATGACCTTTTCAAGGGTTATCGGGAAATTCAGAAAATAGCGCGCCCAGATCGGCGGATGATCAAGGCGGAAGGCATTGTGACGGTGTTGGAGGAGCGTCCCGACGGGGTCGAGCACGACTTCCGCGATCCAAAGGTTTGGTGGGACGACGCATCCAACGCCTATCGCATGATACTCGGTGCATCGATCGAGGGCGATCCCGCGGTCTTGTTGTTCGGCTCCGGCGATGGCCTCGATTGGCAATATCTCAGGCCGCTCTACCGTGCGCCGGTTAACTTCCGCCAAGAAGGCGCACGTGCGGTCGAATGCCCGGATTTTCTTCGGCTGGGGGATAAGTGGGTTCTGGTGATGGGCTTTGTGGGCCATGTCGAGCCACGAACACGGCGCCACAATCTTCTTTACGCGCTGATCGGTGAGTTGAACGAGGACCATTTCGTGCCCGACACGCCGGACCTGCAATTGCTGGATTTCGGGACTGACTATTACGCGATGCAGAGTTTCGAGGCAGACGGACGTCAGATGGCGTTTGCCTGGCTTTTCAACTGGGAATACCGCAAGCCCGAGGGTTCATCCTATTCCGGCGAGATGTCCCTGCCGCGCGTTTTAAGCCTGAGCGAAGACAAGAAAAAGCTGCTCATGCTGCCAGCGATTGAAGTCGACGAGCGCTTTGCCGCCGACCCTGTAATTGAGAACCAAAGTGGCCAATACTCGCTACCGAAAGCTCCCATTGAAATCCGGCTTGCCGGGCCGCTCGAAGGCAGCAAGCTTGTTGCGACGAAAGGTGGCGAGCTTTCTTTCGAGGTGTGCGTCACCGACGGCATCCTTTCGATTCGCCTCGCCCAGGACGACGGCTCAATCCACTATGTGGCGGAGCTCGGCGAGGCGAAAGACCTTCGTCTGTTTCATGACTTCGGAATCGTCGAGATCTTCGCCGACGGCGGAGCGGTTTGTGGAACGCGCCGCGGCTACGTGAATATCGACCCCGATCGCCTGGAAATCTCAACCACTGCATCACCGCAGGTGCTTGAAAGGTATTCGAAATGA
- a CDS encoding NosD domain-containing protein — MAAENFYDVTRYPAGNPHEDIGAVINSIIADIKSRQAVPDRNDGGKPGAVIYIPPGDYRLVTQVVIDVSYLKIAGSGHGFTSSSIRFNTPADELAQWREVWPGGSRICVDMSPDDADGEAAGAAFYVRRTGNPRISSVEFADFCIDGLHFLNDGSGQDDAENTYRNGKTGIYVGSANDSFRITGMGLIYLEHGVTVHDADALAIDNNFIAECGNCIELKGMGQASRIASNFVGAGYRGHSIYAENYGGILVSSNNVFPRGASSVYFSGVVRSSVTGNRFHSFYPGMLVFAENCCENLVSSNHFLRDREPWAPMQKYDNGLDDLFGLLRIEGSNNSIIANHISETIDTEYIKPLAAKPVIINVVSGTGNYIANNHIVATTEMSQVSDAPNSACFSTQVGALLSTNNLKTLEVTAVLVRKGSTGNTILDSGNGTQVKVDRTMNAFRATPVPGQ; from the coding sequence ATGGCAGCTGAAAACTTCTACGACGTAACACGCTATCCCGCAGGAAACCCTCATGAGGATATCGGAGCGGTCATCAACAGCATCATTGCGGATATCAAGAGCCGGCAAGCGGTTCCCGACCGCAATGACGGCGGAAAGCCTGGAGCAGTGATCTATATTCCGCCAGGCGATTATCGTCTTGTCACCCAGGTCGTCATAGACGTGAGCTATCTGAAGATTGCGGGCTCGGGACATGGTTTCACGTCTTCGAGCATCCGTTTCAACACACCCGCGGACGAACTGGCGCAGTGGCGCGAAGTGTGGCCGGGCGGAAGTCGCATATGTGTGGACATGTCACCCGACGACGCCGACGGCGAGGCTGCCGGAGCCGCGTTTTATGTCAGACGCACCGGCAATCCTCGCATAAGCTCCGTGGAGTTCGCCGATTTCTGCATTGATGGCCTGCATTTCCTGAACGACGGTTCGGGGCAGGATGACGCGGAAAATACCTACAGGAACGGCAAAACGGGAATCTATGTGGGCAGCGCCAACGACTCGTTCCGGATAACGGGCATGGGCCTTATCTATCTGGAGCATGGCGTGACCGTTCATGACGCGGATGCGCTGGCGATAGACAATAATTTCATTGCAGAGTGCGGCAACTGTATCGAATTGAAAGGTATGGGGCAGGCCTCAAGAATAGCGAGTAATTTTGTCGGAGCTGGATATAGGGGACACTCCATTTACGCTGAAAATTATGGGGGCATTCTCGTCTCTTCAAACAACGTCTTCCCTCGAGGCGCCAGCAGCGTCTATTTTTCCGGCGTGGTGCGTTCCTCGGTCACGGGAAACAGATTTCATTCCTTCTATCCCGGAATGCTGGTTTTTGCCGAGAATTGCTGCGAAAACCTGGTCTCCTCAAATCACTTCTTGCGAGATCGCGAGCCGTGGGCGCCCATGCAGAAATACGATAACGGCCTGGATGACCTGTTCGGACTTTTGCGCATCGAGGGCAGCAACAATTCGATCATCGCGAACCATATCTCAGAAACGATCGATACTGAGTACATCAAGCCTCTCGCCGCAAAGCCTGTGATCATCAATGTCGTTTCCGGTACCGGCAACTACATAGCCAATAATCACATCGTGGCCACAACTGAAATGTCGCAGGTCAGCGACGCGCCAAACAGCGCCTGTTTTTCGACACAGGTCGGCGCATTGCTGTCAACAAACAATTTGAAGACGCTCGAAGTAACGGCTGTCCTTGTGCGAAAAGGATCTACAGGAAATACGATCTTGGATTCAGGCAATGGCACCCAAGTTAAGGTCGACAGGACAATGAATGCATTCAGGGCCACTCCGGTTCCTGGGCAATAG
- the ugpC gene encoding sn-glycerol-3-phosphate ABC transporter ATP-binding protein UgpC produces the protein MAGIELRNMNKVYGNRFHALHDLSFEIRDGEFMVFVGPSGCGKSTALRMIAGLESITSGELRIGDRLVNDVDPKDRDIAMVFQSYALYPHKTVRENIGFPLLMAGLPKAEIASRVDEAARILELTTLLDRRPALLSGGQRQRVAMGRAIVRKPAAFLMDEPLSNLDAKLRVQMRAEIASLQRKLNVTTIYVTHDQVEAMTMGDRVAVMKGGVLQQVDTPQNLYNRPDNVFVAAFIGSPSMNLYEAVLNGRTLTLGSNNLEIPDRVFEDRPSLNGASNRQLIVGIRPEHMNDAAIRPSSAEISAPVTLVEALGSESMVHLYIDATRVDAGDPDAVADIGDEKAAAVARFSPKSTVRAGDIARIAVDADELHFFQPDSRTSIW, from the coding sequence ATGGCCGGCATAGAACTGCGCAATATGAACAAGGTTTACGGAAACAGATTTCATGCTCTGCACGATCTGAGCTTCGAGATCAGGGATGGCGAGTTCATGGTCTTCGTCGGCCCGTCCGGATGCGGGAAATCGACCGCGCTCAGGATGATCGCTGGCCTGGAAAGCATTACGAGCGGTGAACTGAGGATCGGTGACAGGTTAGTCAACGATGTCGATCCCAAGGATCGCGACATCGCCATGGTCTTCCAGTCCTATGCGCTCTATCCGCACAAGACAGTGCGGGAGAACATTGGCTTTCCTTTGCTGATGGCAGGCCTGCCGAAGGCCGAGATTGCCAGCCGCGTGGACGAAGCCGCGCGCATCCTCGAACTGACGACTTTGCTCGACCGCAGGCCGGCACTCCTTTCAGGAGGCCAGCGTCAGCGTGTCGCCATGGGACGGGCGATCGTCCGCAAACCAGCGGCCTTCCTGATGGATGAACCGCTGTCGAACCTCGATGCCAAGCTGCGCGTACAAATGCGCGCCGAGATCGCCAGTCTTCAAAGAAAACTGAATGTCACTACGATTTACGTGACCCACGACCAGGTCGAGGCGATGACGATGGGTGACCGTGTCGCTGTCATGAAAGGCGGCGTGCTGCAACAAGTCGATACACCGCAAAACCTGTACAATCGTCCTGACAATGTCTTTGTCGCCGCCTTTATCGGGTCGCCCTCGATGAATCTGTACGAGGCCGTTCTGAATGGAAGGACGCTGACCCTGGGCAGCAACAACTTGGAAATCCCTGACCGGGTTTTCGAGGACCGCCCCTCGCTCAACGGTGCGTCCAACCGTCAGCTCATTGTTGGTATCCGACCCGAGCATATGAACGACGCCGCAATCCGGCCCTCTTCGGCCGAGATTTCGGCCCCGGTCACTCTTGTCGAGGCGCTAGGGTCTGAATCCATGGTGCATCTGTATATCGACGCAACCCGTGTGGATGCCGGCGACCCGGACGCCGTCGCCGACATCGGTGACGAAAAGGCGGCTGCTGTCGCCCGCTTTTCGCCGAAGAGCACTGTCCGCGCAGGTGACATCGCGCGCATCGCTGTCGATGCCGACGAACTCCATTTCTTTCAACCCGATAGCCGCACCAGCATCTGGTGA
- a CDS encoding carbohydrate ABC transporter permease, translated as MRRAPPINLSGILINAAALVLVLSYALPYIYLLMTSIKPAADVQQIPPSFFPAVVSFENFREVLRSSTLPRAFVNSLTVAVLTTALSLSVAVPAAYVATQYRRRITTIFLLFALVTRMVPSVALGVPLFQLLKSLGLLDTIPGLVLAHTSAAVPLALLLMSAFFEGIPEELEEAARMDGCTRFQAFRKIVLPVMTGGIAVTALFTFITSWNEFLYALLLTSEATKTAPIVIAEYNSVYGLAWGAMTAAAVLYSLPVIIVTLALQKQIVGGLTFGAVKG; from the coding sequence ATGCGTAGAGCTCCCCCCATCAATCTCAGCGGAATTCTGATCAACGCGGCAGCCCTCGTGTTAGTGCTATCCTACGCGCTGCCTTACATTTATCTCCTGATGACCTCGATAAAGCCGGCGGCGGATGTCCAGCAGATCCCGCCAAGCTTCTTTCCCGCTGTCGTATCGTTCGAGAACTTTCGCGAAGTGCTGCGATCCTCAACCTTGCCGAGGGCCTTCGTCAATTCGCTCACCGTCGCGGTGCTGACGACTGCTCTCTCGCTGTCAGTGGCGGTGCCTGCTGCTTACGTTGCCACGCAGTACCGGCGTCGGATCACCACCATTTTCCTACTCTTCGCACTGGTAACACGCATGGTGCCGTCTGTGGCGCTCGGCGTGCCGCTGTTCCAGCTTCTGAAGTCGCTGGGTCTGCTCGATACCATTCCAGGCCTGGTTCTCGCTCACACGTCGGCCGCGGTACCACTGGCACTGCTGCTCATGTCCGCGTTCTTCGAGGGCATACCGGAAGAGCTCGAAGAAGCGGCGCGCATGGATGGCTGCACACGGTTCCAGGCATTTCGAAAGATCGTGCTTCCAGTCATGACAGGGGGGATAGCGGTCACCGCACTCTTTACCTTCATCACGAGCTGGAACGAATTCCTCTACGCGCTTCTGTTGACGTCCGAGGCGACCAAAACGGCTCCGATCGTCATCGCCGAATACAATTCGGTCTATGGGCTTGCCTGGGGGGCGATGACAGCTGCGGCCGTCCTCTACTCGCTGCCGGTCATCATCGTAACGCTCGCACTTCAAAAACAAATCGTCGGCGGCCTGACTTTCGGCGCTGTAAAGGGATGA
- a CDS encoding sugar ABC transporter permease: protein MSGEDRFVLCMLAPAVAILGLLVAYPVGLLVFDSFFKVDTITPHMREWVGLQNYFDALTSKRVVESALRTVQYSVFALFFEFTFGFCAALLFSALAGQSRWHRTIFALPLMVPPIVAGLLWRFLLVGNIGILNYGLVRLGLISDPEAIAWLSSEDIVIYSVSFADIWLTTSFVALVSYAGLTNIPKDLLEAARIDGANAFKRFWHVTLPLMRPVIAVVVIVRGVDAAKTFDLIWIQTQGGPSHASEVFSMNIYQRMVRFGDLGEASASGTLFLIVMMILATVAYWKIWRPVHA from the coding sequence ATGTCGGGTGAAGACCGATTCGTGCTTTGCATGCTCGCGCCTGCGGTCGCCATCCTTGGCTTGCTGGTTGCCTATCCGGTGGGGCTCCTGGTATTCGACTCCTTTTTCAAGGTCGATACGATCACGCCCCATATGCGCGAATGGGTCGGCCTGCAGAACTATTTCGATGCCTTGACTTCGAAACGTGTCGTGGAAAGCGCTCTGCGGACCGTTCAGTATTCGGTCTTCGCGCTGTTCTTCGAGTTTACGTTTGGCTTCTGTGCGGCGCTGCTTTTTTCGGCGCTTGCCGGTCAATCGCGGTGGCATCGCACGATCTTCGCTCTGCCGTTGATGGTTCCGCCTATCGTCGCGGGTCTACTGTGGCGCTTTCTGCTCGTCGGCAATATCGGCATTCTGAACTACGGGCTCGTCCGTTTGGGTCTCATAAGCGATCCCGAAGCGATCGCATGGTTGTCCAGCGAAGATATCGTTATCTATTCTGTTTCCTTTGCCGACATCTGGCTGACGACCTCCTTTGTCGCCCTTGTGTCCTATGCCGGGCTGACGAACATCCCAAAGGATCTGCTGGAGGCAGCACGGATCGACGGGGCGAATGCGTTCAAGCGCTTCTGGCATGTCACTCTTCCTCTGATGCGGCCGGTGATCGCCGTCGTCGTGATCGTGCGGGGCGTCGATGCTGCAAAGACATTCGACCTGATCTGGATACAGACACAGGGTGGTCCCAGTCATGCTTCTGAGGTGTTCTCGATGAACATCTACCAGCGCATGGTTCGGTTCGGCGATCTGGGCGAGGCTTCCGCGTCCGGAACGTTGTTTCTCATCGTCATGATGATTTTGGCGACCGTCGCCTATTGGAAGATATGGAGGCCGGTCCATGCGTAG